A stretch of the Amycolatopsis sp. BJA-103 genome encodes the following:
- a CDS encoding ABC transporter substrate-binding protein has product MSSFDGARLTRCVLVAGVLLAAVAACGIGKPAPAAQQADVGLLPPAVAKPTSYPLTIDNCGRKVTFDAPPKRVVLLNGTSVAEVESFVALGIQDHILANSQSYEVSDEPSFVDKIKAIPKANLKLNENFEVPREQVLALKPDLVISTWAGGFDDKVGSVTRDQLDAAGIKSFVTPSNCANGDPNARPEDKERYGKQSVESSSELLLSLGEIFDVQQRAADHVNRTRAEIAAVQKEVAGKERKNVLVVYPGMSMMNNNGLPAVFGGGIYDDIVGRAGGVNPFAGKTNTQLAEINAEALAAAPVDVLVIGLFQPGEKPDVLARELFAKFPAWQASKTKTFTSVSDSIYLGPINAIAVRKIADAAR; this is encoded by the coding sequence ATGTCCTCTTTTGACGGCGCCCGCCTGACCCGGTGCGTCCTCGTGGCAGGCGTGCTGCTCGCCGCCGTCGCGGCCTGCGGCATCGGCAAACCGGCGCCGGCCGCCCAGCAGGCCGACGTGGGCCTGCTGCCTCCCGCCGTGGCGAAACCCACCTCGTACCCGCTGACCATCGACAACTGCGGGCGGAAGGTCACCTTCGACGCGCCGCCGAAACGCGTGGTGCTGCTCAACGGCACGTCGGTAGCCGAGGTGGAGAGCTTCGTGGCCCTGGGGATCCAGGACCACATCCTGGCCAACAGCCAATCCTACGAAGTGTCGGACGAACCGTCCTTCGTGGACAAGATCAAGGCGATCCCGAAGGCGAACCTGAAGCTCAACGAGAACTTCGAGGTCCCGCGCGAGCAGGTCCTCGCCCTCAAGCCGGATCTGGTGATCTCCACCTGGGCGGGCGGGTTCGACGACAAGGTCGGTTCGGTCACCCGCGATCAGCTCGACGCGGCGGGGATCAAGAGCTTCGTCACGCCGTCGAACTGCGCGAACGGCGATCCGAACGCCCGGCCGGAAGACAAGGAGCGGTACGGGAAGCAGTCGGTCGAGTCGTCGTCCGAGCTGCTGCTGAGCCTCGGCGAGATCTTCGACGTCCAGCAGCGCGCCGCCGACCACGTCAACCGGACACGCGCCGAAATCGCCGCCGTCCAAAAGGAAGTGGCGGGCAAGGAGCGCAAGAACGTCCTGGTCGTCTACCCGGGGATGTCGATGATGAACAACAACGGCCTGCCCGCGGTGTTCGGCGGCGGGATCTACGACGACATCGTCGGCCGTGCCGGTGGCGTGAACCCGTTCGCGGGCAAGACGAACACCCAGCTCGCCGAGATCAACGCCGAAGCGCTCGCCGCCGCACCTGTCGACGTGCTGGTGATCGGGTTGTTCCAGCCGGGGGAGAAGCCGGACGTGCTGGCCCGGGAGCTGTTCGCCAAGTTCCCCGCCTGGCAGGCGTCGAAGACCAAGACCTTCACCAGCGTCTCCGACAGCATCTACCTCGGCCCGATCAACGCGATCGCCGTCCGGAAGATCGCCGATGCCGCGCGTTGA
- a CDS encoding FecCD family ABC transporter permease encodes MPRVDQRRTHLMQGKGFTLLLAGLTVALALAVAFSVGIGTVDVPVGRVVAVVWAHLTGGTEGLDPLTDQIVWTFRTPRVLLAAFVGSSLSLLVVFVMAQRGGRLIGTSLVLAGVAVAYLGMAGTGLLQLLIDPSELRGVMFWLLGSVAGASWSDLAIPAAATAVTGLWLASRGRMMNALATGEDTAAGLGVDVDRLRVLLLVAASLLTATVVSVAGGIGFVGLVVPHAVRLVVGPDHRKVIPVSLLGGAVFLVLVDLATRTVNKPNEMPIGIFTAALGAPFFLMLLRGRRRSLR; translated from the coding sequence ATGCCGCGCGTTGACCAGCGGCGGACACATCTGATGCAGGGTAAGGGTTTCACCCTCCTGCTGGCTGGGCTGACCGTCGCGCTCGCGCTGGCCGTGGCGTTCTCCGTCGGCATCGGCACGGTCGACGTCCCGGTCGGCCGCGTCGTCGCCGTCGTGTGGGCCCATCTGACCGGTGGCACCGAGGGCCTCGACCCGTTGACCGATCAGATCGTGTGGACCTTCCGCACCCCGCGCGTGCTGCTCGCGGCGTTCGTGGGCTCGTCCCTGAGCCTGCTCGTGGTTTTCGTGATGGCGCAACGCGGCGGCAGGCTGATCGGCACGAGTCTCGTCCTCGCCGGGGTCGCCGTCGCCTACCTCGGGATGGCGGGGACCGGCCTGCTGCAACTGCTGATCGATCCGTCGGAACTGCGCGGAGTCATGTTCTGGCTGCTCGGCTCGGTCGCCGGAGCGTCCTGGTCCGATCTCGCGATCCCGGCGGCCGCGACCGCGGTCACCGGGCTGTGGCTGGCGAGCCGGGGCCGGATGATGAACGCGCTCGCGACCGGCGAGGACACCGCGGCCGGGCTGGGTGTCGACGTCGACCGGTTGCGCGTCCTGTTGCTGGTGGCGGCGTCCCTGCTGACGGCGACGGTGGTGAGTGTCGCGGGCGGCATCGGTTTCGTGGGGCTGGTGGTCCCGCACGCGGTGCGGCTGGTCGTGGGACCGGACCATCGCAAGGTGATCCCGGTGTCCCTGCTGGGCGGGGCGGTCTTCCTGGTGCTTGTCGACCTCGCCACCCGCACGGTGAACAAGCCGAACGAGATGCCGATCGGCATCTTCACCGCGGCGCTCGGCGCGCCGTTCTTCCTGATGTTGCTGCGTGGCCGGAGGAGATCGCTGCGGTGA
- a CDS encoding ABC transporter ATP-binding protein, with protein MKIQIQGVSVTIDDLPILGDVSVEVGTGTVTGLIGPNGSGKSTLLRCVYRALKPVRGSVHIGESDVWRGTAREAGRRTAVVVQDHDLDNGFSVEETVLMGRTPHKGILERDNGGDRDIVRDALDRVGMAWAARRVFTRLSGGERQRVLVARALAQKTPVLLLDEPTNHLDIGAQLGLLDLARELGLTTVVALHDLDHATTYCDRLVLLEKGRVLAAGPPEEVLEPERVAEVFGVRSTIVPHPITGRPHFVTAAGKSQLVD; from the coding sequence GTGAAGATCCAGATCCAGGGCGTGTCCGTGACGATCGACGACCTCCCGATCCTCGGCGACGTGAGCGTCGAGGTCGGAACCGGAACGGTCACCGGGCTCATCGGCCCCAACGGTTCCGGCAAGAGCACGTTGCTGCGTTGTGTCTACCGGGCGTTGAAGCCGGTGCGAGGCTCCGTCCACATCGGAGAGTCCGACGTCTGGCGGGGCACCGCTCGCGAGGCGGGGCGGCGGACGGCGGTCGTCGTCCAGGATCACGATCTCGACAACGGTTTCTCGGTCGAGGAGACCGTCCTCATGGGACGGACACCGCACAAGGGGATCCTGGAACGGGACAACGGCGGCGATCGTGACATCGTGCGGGACGCGCTGGACCGGGTGGGGATGGCCTGGGCCGCGCGCCGGGTCTTCACGCGGCTTTCCGGCGGTGAGCGGCAACGGGTCCTGGTGGCGCGGGCGCTCGCCCAGAAGACACCGGTCCTGCTGCTGGACGAGCCGACCAACCACCTCGACATCGGCGCCCAGCTCGGCCTGCTGGATCTCGCCCGTGAGCTCGGGCTGACCACCGTGGTCGCCCTGCACGACCTCGACCACGCCACCACCTACTGCGATCGCCTGGTACTGCTCGAAAAAGGCCGGGTCCTCGCGGCAGGGCCGCCCGAGGAGGTGCTGGAGCCGGAGCGGGTCGCCGAAGTGTTCGGAGTGCGCAGCACGATCGTGCCGCATCCGATCACCGGCCGCCCGCATTTCGTCACCGCCGCCGGGAAATCGCAGCTCGTCGACTGA